A window of Alphaproteobacteria bacterium contains these coding sequences:
- a CDS encoding glutathione S-transferase family protein yields MKLYDFTQAPNPRRVRMFLAEKGIKVPTEQVNVREMAQFAATFQALNPYAMVPVLELDDGTCIGESVAICRYVEEMHPEPPLMGIDAKDKAIVEMWNRRAEHDGLMAVAETVRNLLPLFEDRALPGTRGVPQIPALVERGRASAARFFEHIDVRLGDSEFLAGPRFTIADITAWVATAMAARGEIAVPEDRINVKRWFDVIAVRPSVQA; encoded by the coding sequence ATGAAGCTCTACGATTTCACCCAGGCGCCGAACCCTAGACGGGTGCGTATGTTTTTGGCGGAGAAGGGGATCAAGGTTCCCACCGAGCAGGTGAACGTGCGCGAGATGGCACAGTTCGCAGCGACGTTTCAGGCGTTAAATCCTTATGCGATGGTGCCGGTGCTGGAGCTTGACGACGGCACCTGCATTGGTGAGTCGGTGGCGATCTGCCGCTATGTCGAGGAGATGCACCCCGAGCCACCGCTGATGGGCATCGATGCCAAGGATAAGGCGATCGTCGAGATGTGGAACCGCCGCGCCGAGCATGATGGGCTGATGGCGGTCGCCGAGACTGTGCGCAATCTCTTGCCCCTGTTCGAGGACCGCGCTCTGCCGGGCACCCGAGGTGTGCCGCAGATCCCGGCATTGGTCGAACGCGGCCGCGCCTCGGCCGCGCGCTTTTTCGAGCACATCGATGTGCGCCTCGGTGATAGCGAGTTCCTTGCTGGGCCGCGTTTCACCATCGCCGACATCACCGCCTGGGTTGCCACCGCTATGGCCGCACGCGGCGAGATTGCGGTGCCGGAGGACCGTATCAACGTAAAGCGCTGGTTCGACGTCATCGCCGTCCGCCCCAGTGTCCAGG
- a CDS encoding mandelate racemase/muconate lactonizing enzyme family protein codes for MKVTNIETLHCDAGWRNFSFVKLSTDEDLVGWSEYQEGFGSPGVSAVIAGLAHQVIGRDPRPTEAIYADLYAVTRPAAGGVVAQGIAAIENALLDVKAKALGVPVYELLGGPVRDSIRVYWSHCGTYRVSRPEAHGCEPLRSLDGCKALGQEVREKGFSALKTNIFNFDMDPPLWAPGFNMPPGHIGLNAERDTINALIAELEAFRDGTGPEMDILLDLNFNFKAEGLRKVTHALDPQGLFWIEIDLYDPEALADVRRYCNTPISGGETLFGIREFKPYLRHQSMDVFIIDAIWNGIWQSMKIAAAAEAWEVNIAPHNFYGHLSTMMNANFVAAVPNFRIMEIDIDQVPWRDELFTVVPQIENGILQLPTAPGWGTEPIEEALAAHPPRPTGGILERQ; via the coding sequence ATGAAGGTTACCAATATCGAAACCCTGCATTGCGATGCGGGGTGGCGTAATTTCTCGTTCGTCAAGCTGAGTACGGACGAAGACCTGGTCGGCTGGAGCGAATACCAGGAAGGCTTTGGGTCGCCGGGCGTCAGCGCCGTCATCGCGGGCCTGGCGCATCAGGTTATCGGTCGCGACCCGCGGCCGACGGAAGCAATCTACGCCGACCTGTATGCGGTGACGCGCCCGGCAGCAGGCGGTGTTGTCGCCCAGGGCATCGCGGCGATCGAAAACGCTCTGCTCGACGTCAAGGCCAAGGCGCTCGGCGTGCCGGTCTACGAGCTGCTCGGCGGGCCGGTGCGGGACAGCATCCGCGTTTACTGGTCCCACTGTGGCACCTATCGGGTATCGAGACCCGAGGCGCATGGCTGCGAGCCGCTGCGCTCGCTGGACGGCTGCAAGGCACTAGGCCAGGAGGTTCGCGAAAAGGGATTCAGCGCGCTCAAGACCAACATCTTCAATTTCGACATGGACCCGCCGCTCTGGGCACCGGGCTTCAACATGCCGCCGGGCCATATCGGCCTCAATGCGGAGCGCGATACCATCAATGCGTTGATCGCCGAGCTCGAGGCCTTCCGCGATGGCACCGGGCCCGAGATGGATATCCTCTTGGATCTTAATTTTAATTTTAAGGCCGAGGGCTTGCGCAAGGTTACTCACGCGCTCGATCCGCAAGGGCTGTTCTGGATCGAGATCGACCTCTACGACCCGGAGGCACTGGCGGATGTCAGGCGTTACTGCAACACGCCGATCTCCGGCGGCGAGACGCTGTTCGGCATCCGTGAGTTCAAGCCCTATCTGCGGCACCAGTCGATGGATGTGTTCATCATCGACGCTATCTGGAATGGTATCTGGCAGTCGATGAAGATTGCCGCCGCTGCCGAGGCTTGGGAGGTCAATATCGCACCACATAACTTCTATGGTCACCTATCTACCATGATGAACGCCAACTTTGTCGCCGCCGTGCCCAACTTCCGCATCATGGAGATTGACATCGACCAGGTACCCTGGCGCGACGAGCTGTTCACTGTGGTGCCGCAAATCGAGAACGGTATTTTGCAGCTTCCAACAGCTCCCGGCTGGGGCACCGAGCCCATCGAAGAGGCTCTAGCGGCGCATCCGCCCAGGCCCACGGGTGGAATCTTGGAGCGGCAGTAA